The genomic window CGCGGCGAACTTGATCAACCCGAGCTTCGGGGGCATGCTCCCACCTCCTGGGACGGTCTTTCCCTGCGTGGATTGCGCCTGGCCGAGCGCCTCCTTGTAGCGGCGGAGGAGCTCGGAGAAGTCGAGGCCGGCCATGGGTTCCTCCCTTCCCGCAATTCCGGAAACTGTACCGTAACGGTCCGTCGCTGTCCAACCGCCCTTCTGCTATCCTTTAGGCTTCGGGGAATCCCGACCGGAGGGACGATGGAAGAGCTGACCGGAGGCGAAACGTGGCGGGTGTTCCGCATCATGAGCGAGTTCGTGGAGGGGTTCGAGTCGCTCAAGGACATCGGGCCGGCGATCTCCATCTTCGGAAGCGCGCGGACCGCAAGGGACGAGTGGGGCTATAAGACCGCGGTGAAGGTGGCGGAAGGGCTCGGCCGCACGGGGTTCGCCGTCATCTCGGGCGGGGGCCCGGGGATCATGGAGGCGGCCAACCGCGGCGCGCGGCGCGGGAAGGGGCTGTCGGTCGGCCTGAACATCCAGCTCCCGACGGAGCAGAAGGCGAACCGGTTCCAGGACATCTCGATCTCATTCCGGCACTTCTTCGCCCGCAAGGTGATGTTCGTGAAGTACGCATCGGGGTACGTCATCATGCCGGGGGGATTCGGCACCCTCGACGAGTTCTTCGAATCGCTGACCCTCATCCAGACCGGCAAGATCCGCCGGTTCCCCGTCGTCCTGATGGGGCGGAAATACTGGGAGGGGCTCCTCCGCTGGATGGAGCACACGATGGTCGAGGAGGGGACGATCTCCGCGGCCGACCTGAACCTGTTCTACCTGACGGACGACCCCGAGGACGCCGTGGAGTACATCGTCCGGTTCCACCGCGAGTCGATCCGTCCGGTGGGCGAGCGCCGCAAGCGCAGCCCCCTGCCGTCGCGGGAGCCGGAGCGGGATTAGAACGGGAGGAGCCCGCCATGGGGAAGCGGATCGTGATGTACACCACGCCGTGGTGCCGCGACTGCAAGGCGGCGAAGCGGTTCCTGTCCGGGCGGGGCGTTCCGTTCGAGGAGATCGACATCGAGCAGCATCCGGAAGCGGCGGAAATCGTGATGAAGCTCAACGACGGGATGCGGAAGGTCCCCACGCTCGACGTGGAGGGCACGATCGTCTCCGGGGACCGGTTCGACGCCGCGCGGTTCGAGGCGGATCTCCGCGCCGCCGGGGCGCTTTAGCCCCAAAACGGGGACGTTCACAAAACTTCCGCAATTCAGGGACAGTCTTGGACTGGACCGCTTTACTGTTCCCCCCTAAGAGTGTCCCTATTCTGTGGAAGTTTTGTGAACGTCCCCGTTTTGAAGAAAGGCGATCACCTCGCGGTTGAAGGCGTCCGCGTTCTCCGCGAACAGGCGGTGCGGCGCCCCGGGCAGGAAGACGAGCTTCGCGCCGGGGATCCTCCCGGCGATCCGCAACGAATTCTCCCGGTCGACCAGCCGGTCGGCGTCCCCCGTGATGACCAGCGTCCGCGCGCGGATCCGCTCGAGCCGCTCCGCGGCGTCGTGCGCGACCGCGGCGTACAGTTGCGCCTGGTACCCGGCGGGCGTCGTGGGGTTCGCAAGCCGCCGCCGGACGAACCCCTCGATTTCCTCGGGCCGCGAACGGATGCACGCGTCGCTGTAGAGGAAAGGGATCATCCGCCGCAGCTCCGACTCGGCGTCCCCGCCGCCGGCCGTGGCGAACGCGGCCATCGCCTCGGGAGAGGGGCGGACCGACAGCGATCCGCCCGGCCCGGTGCACCCCAGCACCAGCCGTTCCACGAGATCCG from Deltaproteobacteria bacterium includes these protein-coding regions:
- a CDS encoding TIGR00730 family Rossman fold protein; translated protein: MEELTGGETWRVFRIMSEFVEGFESLKDIGPAISIFGSARTARDEWGYKTAVKVAEGLGRTGFAVISGGGPGIMEAANRGARRGKGLSVGLNIQLPTEQKANRFQDISISFRHFFARKVMFVKYASGYVIMPGGFGTLDEFFESLTLIQTGKIRRFPVVLMGRKYWEGLLRWMEHTMVEEGTISAADLNLFYLTDDPEDAVEYIVRFHRESIRPVGERRKRSPLPSREPERD
- a CDS encoding NrdH-redoxin, with translation MYTTPWCRDCKAAKRFLSGRGVPFEEIDIEQHPEAAEIVMKLNDGMRKVPTLDVEGTIVSGDRFDAARFEADLRAAGAL
- a CDS encoding alpha/beta fold hydrolase codes for the protein MPYTDAPGFRMYYETHGGGFPLLLINGLGSDHAEWLHQLPAFSRRFRVVVFDNRGTGKSDVPPGPYTTAQMADDGAALLSAVGISRAHVLGVSMGGMVAQEVALRHPDLVERLVLGCTGPGGSLSVRPSPEAMAAFATAGGGDAESELRRMIPFLYSDACIRSRPEEIEGFVRRRLANPTTPAGYQAQLYAAVAHDAAERLERIRARTLVITGDADRLVDRENSLRIAGRIPGAKLVFLPGAPHRLFAENADAFNREVIAFLQNGDVHKTSTE